CCTAACAAAGGCACAACAAATAACTCAAACAGGTTATATAAAGCAGTACCTTTTATCTATATCTCTTATTGTAGTATGCATTCTAACAACAGCAATGATTATATAACACATGTAATGATGAGTACTACAAAGCTCGAAGTGCTAAAAGAGAAGAGCCATAAGAAACTACCAAAGCCACAATCAAGACCACTAAAAGAGCCAACCCTCCTACAAGCAAGTAAGCTCCCCCATAATCGTATAATACAGAAAGAGAAGATAAATCTTTTAAAGGGGAAAGAAGATTAAACAAGGTTCTTGATTCTAGGAAGTCCTCAAATATAAAAAGGACCCAGAAAGACAGCAACAAAAAAAGCAACACTACCTCCCCCAAATTACTAACCATTGGATACCGATCGGCAGATAAAGCACTAGAATACACGAAGACCACGAGCATACCACCCATATAAATCAAAAGTAAAAGAAGTGCTAAAAATGTTAAACCAAGAGAAGTTAAAACCACACACCCGAATAGAGACCTTATCATTAAACCCAAAGCCGCATAGTAAGGTGAAAGACTGTAAAAAACTAAAGTACTACCTAACAACAAAAGCAACATGAACAAGTAAAACACCATTTATATAAATGACAGGACCGCTACGAAAGAGGCACCCTCTTTTTCGAATACTAAAAGGATCTTTGGTGGACCTTCCGGCCCCAAGAAAACTTTCCGTATGATGAAAATTTGGATCTCTTTTAAGACTATGTTTAATAGTACAACTAATCACCGGGATATTTTTGGCTATGCACTACACCGCTGATATTTCCCTAGCTTTCTCGTCAGTAAGACACATATGCCGAGACGTAAAATATGGATGACTCCTTCGAAATATTCACGCAAAAAGAGCTTCCTTCTTCTTTATTTGTCTTTACTGCCACATAGGACGAGGTATATACTACGGATCCTACGTAAAACAGGAAACGTGAAACATAGGAGTTATATTGTTTTTAATAACGATGGTTACTGCTTTCGTAGGATACGTATTGCCTTGAGGTCAAATGTCTTTCTGAGCCGCAACAGTAATCACAAAACTTCTATCAGCTGTACCTTATATAGGGGAGATGTTAGTACAATGAGTATGAGGAGGGTTTTCTGTAGACAAAGCTACACTGACTCGATTCTTTACCTTCCACTTCCTTTTCCCTTTTATTATAGCAGCTTTATCAATTATACACCTACTATTTTTACATCAGACAGGCTCCAAAAACCCAACAGGCTTAGACAGTAAATATGATAAGGCTCCATTTCACGTTTACTTCTCAACTAAGGATCTTGTAGGATTTTTAGTTCTGTTGGCAGGGATTCTTACACTTGCTCTTTTAGCTCCAACAGCTTTAAAAGACCCAGAGAACTTTATCCCTGCCAACCCGCTAGTAACGCCTACCCACATTCAGCCAGAGTGATATTTCCTCTTTGCTTACGCAATACTCCGCTCTATCCCTAAAAAGCTAGGAGGGGTTATCGCGTTACTAGCAGCTGTATTAGTATGATTTTTAGTCCCGATTCTTCACACCTCATGAAAACAAGCTTCGACATTTCGACCACTAAGACAAGTCACGTTTTGAATTCTAGCTGCAACTTTTATTATTTTGACATGAATAGGGAGACAACCTGTTGAGGAACCGTATATAATAATAGGGCAGGTAGCCTCTGTACTTTATTTCTCTATATTTGTTTTTTTCTTCCCGGGAATAGCAGTAATAGAAAAAAAGCTTCTGTTACGATATTAGAGTAGCTTAAGGCCAAAGCTTGGCGTTGAAAATGCCAGATCAAAGGTTGAACTCCTTTCTCTAATAAAAGCTTGGTTCTAGCTTAAATTTTAGCTTTCTTCTATCTGCCACATGTAAGTTATTAAACGAACCAGCAAGAGGAGTTATAATGTGAAACCTTCTAACTCAATCTATAAGTTAAAATACCTAAAGAAGATATACCTTGCGACTGCAGTGCTTAGTTTTATTAAATCTGGGAAACCAGGAAATAGATAAGAAGAAAAGGGATGGTCAATAACGTGCCAGCAACCGCGGTTACACGTTAATCCCTAGTTAAACCTCACCGGTTAAAGGAAGTAAAGCTCGGAAAACTAGTTATGAGTAAAAACTCAGCAGTAATAAGCTAAATAATAGAAAAATAGCTAGGAAAGCTCAACTGAAAAAGTGAGGAATAAACTGGAATTAGATACTCCACTATACTCACTAGTAAATCCTAAAACACCAGAGTAGTACGGCTAAAGGCTAAAACTTAAAGAACTTGGCGGTTTTCTACCCCTTTTCGGAGGAGCTTGTCATTGAATCGATAACCCACGAGGAACCTCACCACCCAAAGATAAATTCAGCTTGTATACCATCGTCGTCAGTTCACCTCTTTAAGAAAGTGAGCGAAAAGGAATTACCCTCAACGTCAGATCAAGGTGCAGCTTATAGGGTGGGAAT
The sequence above is drawn from the Apostichopus japonicus mitochondrion, complete genome genome and encodes:
- the ND6 gene encoding NADH dehydrogenase subunit 6 translates to MVFYLFMLLLLLGSTLVFYSLSPYYAALGLMISSLFGCVVLTSLGLTFLALLLLLIYMGGMLVVFVYSSALSADRYPMVSNLGEVVLLFLLLSFWVLFIFEDFLESSTLFNLLSPLNDLSSLSVLYDYGGAYLLVGGLALLVVLIVALVVSYGSSLLALRAL
- the CYTB gene encoding cytochrome b — protein: MTGPLRKSHPLFRILNGSLVDLPAPSNLSVWWNFGSLLSLCLIVQLITGIFLAMHYTADISLAFSSVSHICRDVNYGWLLRNIHANSASFFFICLYCHIGRGIYYGSYVNQETWNIGVILFLITMVTAFVGYVLPWGQMSFWAATVITNLLSAVPYIGEMLVQWVWGGFSVDNATLTRFFTFHFLFPFIIAALSIIHLLFLHQTGSNNPTGLDSNYDKAPFHVYFSTKDLVGFLVLLAGILTLALLAPTALNDPENFIPANPLVTPTHIQPEWYFLFAYAILRSIPNKLGGVIALLAAVLVWFLVPILHTSWNQASTFRPLSQVTFWILAATFIILTWIGSQPVEEPYIIIGQVASVLYFSIFVFFFPGIAVIENKLLLRY